The following coding sequences lie in one Peromyscus maniculatus bairdii isolate BWxNUB_F1_BW_parent chromosome 3, HU_Pman_BW_mat_3.1, whole genome shotgun sequence genomic window:
- the LOC143272216 gene encoding vomeronasal type-1 receptor 90-like, translated as MSLLKSILNFQSVLGVLANMCLLFFYTFIILVHSHKPTDLISCQLTFIHIVTVLTGGDIWLTDVFESLNFENDFKCKATFYINRVMRGLSICITCLLSVFQAVTISPSTSLLAKFKHKLKKYVIYAFLFIWSFNLSFSSNQIFYVGAFTNMSESNQMKVTKYCSLFPMNYITRALILTVTIFRDVFLVGIMLTTSAYMVIILFRHQRQCKHLHSISHLRASPEKRATQTILLLVVVFVVMYWVDFIISSTSVLLWKYDPVILTVQKFVMNAYPTITPLVQISSDNRIINMMKNLQSIWHQIS; from the coding sequence ATGTCCTTATTAAAGAGTATCCTTAATTTCCAATCTGTACTTGGAGTCCTAGCCAATATGTGTCTCCTTTTTTTCTACACTTTCATAATCCTAGTTCATAGTCATAAGCCCACGGACCTGATCTCCTGTCAACTGACCTTCATCCACATAGTGACGGTCCTCACTGGAGGGGATATTTGGCTTACAGATGTATTTGAGTCACTGAACTTTGAGAATGACTTCAAATGTAAGGCAACTTTTTACATAAACAGAGTGATGAGAGGCCTCTCCATCTGcatcacctgcctcctgagtgtgttcCAGGCTGTCACTATCAGTCCCAGTACCTCATTGTTggcaaaatttaaacataaactaaaaaaataCGTGATTtatgctttcttatttatttggtcTTTCAACTTGTCGTTCAGTAGCAACCAGATTTTCTATGTTGGTGCTTTTACAAACATGAGTGAGAGCAACCAGATGAAGGTCACCAAATATTGCTCACTCTTCCCCATGAACTACATCACCAGGGCACTGATTTTAACAGTGACAATCTTCAGAGATGTCTTTCTTGTAGGAATTATGTTGACCACAAGTGCATACATGGTGATTATCTTGTTCAGACATCAGAGGCAATGCAAGCATCTTCACAGCATCAGCCACCTGAGAGCATCCCCCGAGAAGAGGGCCACCCAGACCATCTTGCTTCTGGTGGTTGTCTTTGTGGTCATGTACTGGGTGGACTTCATCATCTCATCCACCTCAGTCCTGTTATGGAAGTACGACCCAGTCATCCTGACTGTTCAGAAGTTTGTTATGAATGCCTATCCGACAATTACTCCCTTGGTACAAATCAGTTCTGATAACAGAATAATCAATATGATGAAAAACTTGCAGTCAATATGGCACCAAATTTCTTAA